In the Mytilus trossulus isolate FHL-02 chromosome 1, PNRI_Mtr1.1.1.hap1, whole genome shotgun sequence genome, one interval contains:
- the LOC134714139 gene encoding uncharacterized protein LOC134714139: MAKKKERMKASALSLFIYVFVPTSVFTLSIISDPRIVSKVEYTSDCIDDLGTIRAHGDVWATTGGCDRNRCWHGTLKNYLILHSCTEVTDSYNPDSPNCVPVANTTLSFPGCCPELSCATASPVTTISPTACYDRSSSFACSFWYNMTGGCQPGVDTYNDRLYNYTLIGCRQLCGHC, from the exons ATGGCGAAGAAAAAGGAGAGAATGAAAGCCTCTGCCTTGagtttgtttatatatgtttttgtgcCTACAAGTGTTTTCACATTATCCATCATATCAGACCCGAGGATTGTGTCTAAGGTAGAATACACATCTG ATTGTATTGATGACTTGGGTACGATCCGAGCTCATGGCGATGTATGGGCGACAACCGGAGGATGCGATAGAAACAGATGCTGGCATGGGACACTCAAGAACTATCTTATTTTACACAG TTGCACTGAGGTAACAGATAGTTACAATCCTGACAGCCCTAACTGTGTACCTGTAGCAAATACTACACTGTCATTTCCTGGGTGTTGTCCTGAACTGTCATGTGCTACAGCCAGTCCAGTCACAACTATCTCACCAACAG cGTGTTATGACCGTTCTTCATCCTTTGCCTGCTCCTTTTGGTACAATATGACTGGTGGGTGTCAGCCTGGTGTGGATACTTACAATGATAGACTTTATAACTATACACTGATTGGATGTAGGCAACTCTGTGG gcACTGTTGA